Proteins found in one Ignavibacteria bacterium genomic segment:
- a CDS encoding PDZ domain-containing protein, which translates to MIRIFLSIFVFNSFAVAQLEVFFNYHISISNPKSEIFEIELHTPMIDSQTITFGIPVWSPGSYSINNYWEKIQNLQAFDSLNNELEIIRLDSIRWQINNAQSLNRLSYQVKDFDDADFLDTSELDSTFGYYNGTAIYLIPIGYENYEFQVKFFLQDSWSIETSLDSISPNCYKAKNYDELADSPVMLGNALKRWDFAHTGIDFSLIVQTSKDFFPDSTIAVIKEIINAQTKFFSDTPITKYKFLFYFNEDSDRFRGFYGALEHLQSSVYYLPYIEKYELDIRNNFIGSTISHELFHIWNVKLLRPKELQSFNYFEPVNTNLLWFSEGVTEYYSNLLMVRNRIIKEEKFWEEIINKIEESGFVQYLDGGSSLAEISANAAYNSFYSLYSKGTLFAFYLDLKIRKLTDNVFLLDDVIKILYEGYGKKQLGFTENDLITIINSLTRTDFHDFFKDYIHSSIELPHDYFLSLVGLTRKGLRPYFGIHFFLNDSDETAIDYIEENSPASKAGIKENDILLRINDFELNSIENSDTKIDSITQFLHELPAESSVTFYIKRKSKTISVHVNPILKERELSKLVNSENMSYEQKRFREKLLYGK; encoded by the coding sequence ATGATTCGAATTTTCCTATCAATTTTTGTTTTTAATTCCTTTGCTGTCGCTCAATTGGAAGTCTTTTTTAATTACCACATAAGTATTTCAAATCCTAAATCTGAAATTTTCGAAATTGAACTTCACACTCCAATGATCGATTCCCAAACAATTACATTTGGAATTCCTGTCTGGTCGCCTGGTTCGTATTCAATAAATAATTATTGGGAGAAGATTCAGAACTTGCAGGCATTCGATTCTCTTAATAATGAACTTGAGATCATTCGCCTCGATTCGATCAGATGGCAGATCAACAATGCGCAATCATTGAATCGGTTATCATATCAAGTTAAGGATTTTGATGATGCTGATTTTCTCGATACGAGCGAGCTTGATTCAACTTTCGGTTATTACAATGGGACTGCTATTTATCTTATCCCAATCGGTTATGAAAATTATGAGTTTCAAGTCAAGTTCTTTCTGCAGGATAGCTGGTCGATAGAAACTTCCCTCGATTCAATCTCGCCTAATTGTTACAAAGCTAAAAATTACGATGAGCTTGCAGATTCTCCAGTAATGCTTGGAAATGCACTTAAACGCTGGGATTTTGCTCACACAGGAATTGACTTTTCTCTAATTGTTCAAACATCCAAAGATTTTTTTCCCGACAGCACTATTGCTGTGATTAAAGAAATCATCAATGCTCAAACAAAATTCTTTTCTGACACACCAATCACAAAATATAAATTTCTGTTTTATTTTAATGAAGATTCCGATCGATTCAGAGGATTTTACGGAGCTCTTGAACATTTGCAATCATCCGTCTATTACCTGCCCTACATCGAGAAATATGAACTTGATATAAGAAATAATTTTATTGGTTCAACTATCTCGCATGAACTATTTCACATTTGGAATGTCAAGCTTCTCCGTCCGAAGGAATTGCAGTCTTTTAATTACTTCGAACCGGTGAATACAAATCTCCTTTGGTTCAGTGAAGGAGTAACTGAATATTATTCAAATCTGCTGATGGTTAGAAATCGAATAATTAAGGAAGAAAAATTTTGGGAGGAGATCATTAATAAAATTGAAGAATCAGGATTTGTTCAATACTTGGATGGTGGCTCAAGTTTAGCAGAGATAAGCGCAAATGCGGCTTATAATTCTTTCTATTCTTTATACTCGAAAGGAACATTATTTGCTTTTTATCTCGATCTTAAAATTCGAAAGCTAACCGACAACGTTTTCCTACTCGATGATGTAATCAAAATTCTATACGAAGGTTACGGGAAAAAGCAACTCGGCTTCACAGAAAACGATTTGATTACAATTATAAACTCATTAACCCGCACAGATTTTCACGATTTTTTTAAAGACTATATTCATTCCTCTATCGAATTGCCACACGATTATTTTCTTTCGCTTGTTGGATTGACCCGAAAAGGATTGCGCCCTTATTTTGGAATTCATTTTTTCCTGAACGATAGTGACGAAACAGCCATCGATTATATAGAAGAAAATTCTCCAGCATCAAAAGCCGGGATTAAAGAGAACGATATTCTTTTGAGAATAAATGATTTTGAACTAAATTCAATCGAGAATTCAGACACAAAAATTGATTCAATAACGCAGTTCCTGCACGAACTTCCTGCGGAAAGCTCTGTGACTTTTTATATCAAACGGAAAAGTAAAACAATTTCTGTACATGTTAATCCAATTTTGAAAGAAAGAGAATTATCAAAGCTTGTCAATTCAGAGAACATGTCGTATGAGCAAAAGAGATTTAGAGAAAAACTATTGTATGGTAAATAA
- the prfA gene encoding peptide chain release factor 1, translated as MFDNLEKIILRFDEINDELMKPQTVMDQQKYVKLNKERAELEEVVDIYKKYKTVQKDIDGNLEIIDSGMDDELTTIAESELEELRSKLAHLEEELKILLLPKDPNDSKDCFVEIRAGTGGEEAALFAADLFRMYTRYAEQKGWRVELIDMNDTGIGGFKEVIFSLQGDGAYGEMKFESGVHRVQRVPQTEGSGRVHTSAASVVVLPEVEDVEVEINQNDLKIDIYRSGGAGGQNVNKVETAVRITHLPSGIVVQCQDERSQLKNRQKAMKVLRARLYDRQLEEQNKEVAAQRRSMVRKGDRSDKIRTYNFPQNRITDHRIGLTLYNLSEIIDGSLEELIEKIKLADRTEKLQQGLQV; from the coding sequence ATGTTCGATAATTTAGAAAAAATAATTCTTCGATTCGATGAGATAAATGACGAATTGATGAAGCCTCAAACCGTAATGGATCAGCAGAAATATGTTAAGCTCAATAAAGAACGTGCCGAGCTCGAAGAAGTAGTCGATATTTACAAAAAATATAAAACCGTTCAGAAGGACATTGACGGTAATCTTGAGATTATTGATTCAGGCATGGATGATGAACTCACTACAATAGCAGAATCGGAATTAGAAGAACTTCGATCTAAACTAGCACATCTCGAAGAAGAATTAAAAATCCTTCTCTTACCAAAAGATCCAAATGATTCAAAAGATTGTTTTGTTGAGATTCGTGCAGGCACCGGCGGAGAAGAAGCTGCATTATTTGCGGCTGATCTTTTCAGAATGTACACTCGTTACGCCGAACAAAAAGGATGGAGAGTTGAGCTGATCGATATGAACGATACAGGCATCGGCGGATTTAAAGAAGTTATTTTTTCTCTACAGGGCGATGGAGCTTATGGCGAAATGAAATTTGAAAGCGGTGTTCACCGTGTTCAGCGTGTTCCGCAAACCGAAGGAAGCGGAAGAGTTCATACTTCTGCGGCATCGGTTGTAGTGCTGCCTGAAGTTGAAGATGTTGAAGTTGAAATTAACCAGAACGATTTGAAGATTGACATTTACCGCAGCGGCGGAGCTGGCGGACAGAATGTAAACAAAGTCGAAACTGCAGTTCGGATTACTCACCTTCCTTCAGGAATTGTTGTGCAATGTCAGGACGAACGCTCACAGCTTAAGAACCGGCAGAAAGCAATGAAAGTTTTAAGAGCGCGGCTTTACGATAGACAGCTCGAAGAGCAGAACAAAGAAGTCGCGGCACAGCGCCGTTCAATGGTACGCAAGGGTGACAGGAGCGATAAAATTAGAACATACAACTTCCCGCAGAATCGCATAACTGACCACCGAATTGGATTAACTCTCTACAATCTTTCAGAAATCATTGATGGAAGTCTTGAAGAATTAATTGAAAAAATAAAATTAGCAGACAGAACGGAAAAGCTACAGCAAGGGCTGCAAGTTTGA
- a CDS encoding GxxExxY protein, with protein MDRKLSEPSAYVDELARNVISAAIEVHRNLGPGFFEAVYEESLCVELKSRNIFFERQKKFDIYFKDSLVGEGRIDLLIDNNLIVELKAVEVLAPIHFAQVTSYLKAMKLQLALLINFNVPLLKEGIKRIINSIHSK; from the coding sequence ATGGATAGAAAGTTAAGTGAACCGAGTGCGTATGTAGATGAATTAGCGAGAAATGTAATTTCAGCTGCTATTGAAGTTCATCGAAATCTTGGACCTGGTTTTTTTGAAGCCGTTTATGAAGAATCTCTATGTGTAGAATTAAAATCGAGAAATATTTTCTTCGAAAGACAAAAGAAATTTGATATTTACTTTAAGGATTCGTTAGTTGGAGAGGGAAGAATCGATCTTTTAATTGATAATAATTTGATCGTTGAATTAAAAGCAGTTGAAGTGCTTGCTCCAATTCATTTTGCACAAGTTACTTCGTATCTTAAAGCTATGAAATTACAATTAGCTCTATTAATAAATTTCAATGTTCCACTTTTAAAAGAAGGAATTAAAAGAATTATAAATTCTATTCACTCAAAATAG